One Phragmites australis chromosome 23, lpPhrAust1.1, whole genome shotgun sequence DNA window includes the following coding sequences:
- the LOC133905711 gene encoding uncharacterized protein LOC133905711, whose amino-acid sequence MWSSDSDPELAAGTDTASSFSPSPPLSPLPARRRRRRQKKISAVAPRDESWEAEPEPEPEDVWRGAQWEAAWPGRRPKPVVLEAEDDAGAGVDAVGRSRSLTDDDLEELKGCADLGFGFSYDEIPELRGTLPALELCYSMSQRLLDDHPQPQAQAQPVAAAPATPSPPVTNWKISSPGDSPDEVKARLKYWAQAVACTVRLCS is encoded by the exons ATGTGGAGCTCCGACTCCGACCCCGAGCTCGCCGCTGGCACCGACACTGCCTCTTCCTTCTCCCCCTCCCCGCCGCTGTCCCCACTTCctgcgcgccggcgccggcgccgccaaaAGAAGATCAGCGCCGTCGCGCCCCGTGACGAGTCGTGGGAGGCGgagcccgagcccgagcccgagGACGTGTGGCGCGGGGCCCAGTGGGAGGCGGCGTGGCCGGGTCGGCGTCCGAAGCCCGTCGTCCTCGAGGCGGAGGACGACGCCGGCGCGGGAGTTGACGCGGTGGGGCGGTCGAGGAGCCTGACGGACGACGACCTGGAGGAGCTCAAGGGGTGCGCGGATCTGGGGTTCGGGTTCAGCTACGATGAGATCCCCGAGCTCCGCGGCACTCTCCCGGCGCTCGAGCTCTGCTACTCCATGAGCCAGCGCCTCCTCGACGACCACCCCCAGCCCCAGGCACAGGCCCAGCCGGTGGCGGCCGCGCCGGCGACCCCCTCGCCGCCCGTCACCAACTGGAAGATCTCCAGTCCcg GCGACAGTCCGGACGAGGTGAAGGCGCGGCTCAAGTACTGGGCGCAGGCGGTCGCGTGCACCGTCCGGCTCTGCAGCTGA